The following are from one region of the Bacillus sp. BGMRC 2118 genome:
- a CDS encoding protein-glutamate O-methyltransferase CheR: protein MNSFGLKRLADLIYHKVGLNYVTNTASLENKTKARLEFLKQSPADYCEYLQSNPSEWKTLIELITINETYFYREEHQLLQLKENILPFLKQHVKHRPIRIWSAACSTGEEPYTLGMIVKETGLFSDGEVEIVATDINQKVLDKAMSGMYFKNSLSFRRIPGSYLSQYFQEKQDHYEVDPSIKKMISFQNVNLLDPKIIGTLGQFDVIFCRNVLIYFDMDTIKKVIDTFYQRLRPDTYLFLGHAEMLPSQSHGLKLVNAANAFYYRKENVDETLRSIGGR, encoded by the coding sequence ATGAATAGCTTTGGACTAAAAAGACTGGCAGATCTGATTTATCATAAAGTTGGATTGAACTATGTAACGAATACAGCATCATTAGAAAACAAAACAAAGGCTAGACTGGAATTCTTAAAACAGTCTCCAGCAGATTACTGTGAATATTTACAATCTAATCCTTCAGAATGGAAAACGCTTATAGAGCTCATTACCATTAATGAAACCTACTTTTACCGAGAAGAGCATCAGCTTCTTCAACTGAAGGAAAATATTTTACCTTTCTTAAAGCAACATGTAAAGCATCGTCCTATTCGGATTTGGAGTGCCGCATGCTCAACAGGAGAAGAGCCATATACCCTTGGGATGATTGTGAAGGAAACCGGATTGTTTTCAGACGGAGAAGTGGAAATTGTCGCTACAGATATTAACCAAAAAGTGTTGGATAAGGCAATGTCCGGTATGTACTTTAAGAACTCACTTTCTTTCAGGAGGATTCCCGGATCCTATTTATCTCAGTACTTCCAGGAAAAGCAGGATCATTATGAAGTAGATCCTTCCATCAAGAAAATGATCTCGTTTCAAAATGTTAATTTACTGGATCCTAAGATTATCGGTACGTTAGGGCAGTTTGATGTGATTTTTTGCCGTAATGTACTTATTTATTTCGACATGGACACTATTAAAAAAGTGATTGATACGTTCTACCAGCGTTTACGTCCGGATACGTATTTATTTCTAGGTCACGCTGAGATGCTCCCAAGCCAATCCCATGGTTTAAAGCTCGTGAATGCGGCAAATGCTTTTTACTACAGGAAGGAGAATGTCGATGAAACGCTACGGAGTATTGGTGGTCGATGA